The following are encoded in a window of Staphylococcus piscifermentans genomic DNA:
- a CDS encoding glutamate synthase subunit beta, with amino-acid sequence MGEFKGFMKYDRQALPELSLAERLTSHAAFQQCFSKEDASMQGARCMDCGTPFCQAGQQVERDTVGCPIGNYIPEWNDLVFHQDYKAAYERLAETNNFPDFTGRVCPAPCEQACVMNINRDPVAIKGIERTIVDEAFKNGWVQPRVPAQRLGQRVAIIGSGPAGLTAADELNAKGYEVTVYERAHEAGGLLMYGIPNMKLDKDVVRRRIRLMEEAGIHFVTDTEVGKDISKETLESENDAIIVCTGSQQARDLPLEGRMGYGIHFAMDYLTEQTQIANGELKPENAEISAEGKNVIVIGSGDTGADCVATALRENCKTVVQFNYRTKLPERYEIQGNPYWPLSMPVFKMDYAHKEAEERFGYEPRAYGAQTMRYDVDRIGNVRGVYTQTLRKMPDGSTRIDDTEKHWPADLILLAIGFTGTENTVPNTFDLRTERNKIVADEHDYATNQPHIFAAGDARRGQSLVVWAIKEGRGVAKSVHRYLQKQLVLN; translated from the coding sequence ATGGGAGAATTTAAAGGATTTATGAAGTATGACAGACAAGCACTACCGGAACTTTCGTTAGCAGAACGTTTAACGAGTCATGCAGCATTTCAACAATGTTTTTCAAAAGAAGATGCGAGCATGCAGGGTGCGAGATGTATGGATTGTGGAACTCCTTTTTGCCAAGCAGGTCAACAGGTTGAACGTGATACAGTAGGCTGTCCGATTGGGAATTATATACCAGAATGGAATGATCTTGTCTTTCATCAAGACTATAAAGCGGCCTACGAACGTTTAGCAGAAACTAATAACTTTCCGGATTTTACCGGACGTGTTTGTCCGGCTCCGTGTGAACAAGCTTGTGTGATGAATATTAATCGTGATCCGGTCGCGATTAAAGGAATTGAGCGTACTATCGTTGACGAAGCATTTAAAAATGGCTGGGTTCAACCGAGAGTGCCGGCACAGCGTTTAGGGCAACGCGTAGCTATTATAGGAAGCGGTCCTGCAGGATTGACTGCAGCTGATGAATTGAATGCAAAGGGATATGAAGTGACCGTTTATGAACGTGCGCACGAAGCAGGCGGTTTGTTGATGTACGGCATTCCGAATATGAAATTAGATAAAGATGTGGTCCGTCGTCGTATTCGATTGATGGAGGAAGCAGGTATCCATTTTGTCACGGATACAGAAGTTGGAAAAGACATCTCTAAAGAGACGCTTGAATCTGAAAATGATGCCATCATAGTGTGTACAGGTTCTCAACAAGCAAGAGACCTTCCATTAGAGGGACGCATGGGATATGGCATACACTTTGCTATGGATTATTTAACAGAGCAAACGCAAATTGCAAATGGAGAATTAAAACCAGAAAATGCAGAAATCAGCGCCGAAGGGAAAAATGTAATTGTAATTGGTTCGGGTGATACCGGTGCCGATTGCGTTGCGACTGCTTTGCGTGAGAATTGTAAAACAGTAGTACAGTTCAATTATCGTACAAAGCTGCCTGAGCGTTATGAAATTCAAGGTAATCCTTATTGGCCATTGTCTATGCCTGTATTTAAAATGGATTATGCACATAAAGAAGCGGAAGAACGTTTCGGTTACGAACCTCGTGCTTATGGCGCGCAAACCATGCGTTATGATGTAGATCGTATCGGCAATGTTCGAGGTGTTTATACGCAAACTTTGAGAAAAATGCCGGATGGCAGTACACGAATTGACGATACCGAAAAACATTGGCCTGCAGATTTAATTCTACTAGCGATTGGATTTACAGGCACTGAAAATACCGTGCCGAATACGTTCGACTTACGCACAGAGCGAAACAAAATTGTAGCGGATGAGCACGATTATGCGACTAACCAACCGCATATATTTGCAGCAGGCGATGCGAGACGTGGTCAAAGTTTAGTCGTTTGGGCGATTAAAGAAGGTCGCGGTGTTGCCAAATCTGTTCACAGATATTTACAAAAGCAGCTTGTTTTAAATTAA